GCAACACCTTGACCGGCGTCTTCATGTGCGCGGTCAATGTGGCGTCCAGATGCGGGTCACTCACCTGCCATTGGCCCTCTGGGCCGGCGACGACCACAGCGCCGTCGAGAGTGCGAGCGGAGTAATCGAAGACCGCGTCATACCGCCGGAATCGCCTGGTGTTCTTGCCGGATGCGAAGTGACCCTCGCCATCTTGAACGGCGTATCACCGGTCACCCGTGATGCCACGCGCATCGAGCGCGACACTGTCGAGCGCCTCGCCGCCCATCGACTTCACCGGGTATCGACGAATGCCGATGACGAGATTCCGCATGGCCCGGAGGCTAACAATGACTTCGCCCTCAAATCGGCCGGACCGCGCGCAGCGCGGCATGTCCGGACGATCTGGGCTACAGGTGCAGCTCGGGGCCTACCTGGGGGCGGCGTGCCGCTTTCAGCTGCTTGACTGCTCCCACGCAGAAGAGCGCAACGCCAACCGGCGGTAGGAAGAACACCAGCAGGAACCAGGTCGCGGGTCGGTGCCCCGCGAACGGTGACTTGAAGCTTCCAGACCACATCCGGGCGACCAACGCGATGGCCAAGGCAGTCGGAATGACCACGACAACGCCCCACCAGTTCACGTTAATGTCTACGTCGCAGATCAGCGTCGCGCACTGGCCATCCACCTAGCGGTCCACCT
The genomic region above belongs to Knoellia sp. p5-6-4 and contains:
- a CDS encoding MOSC N-terminal beta barrel domain-containing protein — protein: MRNLVIGIRRYPVKSMGGEALDSVALDARGITGDR